In Scatophagus argus isolate fScaArg1 chromosome 14, fScaArg1.pri, whole genome shotgun sequence, the following proteins share a genomic window:
- the LOC124071284 gene encoding F-box only protein 40-like isoform X2: MSHRSRASRVRQHVHCDSCYSRRCRARVEVSVCCALIPCRLHCGALFHLCKEEDHLLLCPNIRVPCLNAEYGCPVHLPRSSQAAHLQVCPASVVCCSMEWLRWPNDETNPNSDTALQEEVIKENEGQEEPLDLAMALVDQSDLYSRLKMKPLYPELMEAEEEEIKDEKKEETAMGCFVNGVANNDNNEEDSFCGNNAVGATVQNSVDLGICREKYNMSEMMFGMERGGCAAAQTNQDNPKKNPKPDEKVKKTSADCKEAGKDGTTANKNCPPPDISKTGLAPWQEGVLDRLREELSPQEYNMYVVHHGRMLVSFGQIQACTPREKDFVYGSLEPIPVQTLRSFKIPDSYHYRRRVHLYDTAARAQSESCSVDTSDLGVNEEDWLSDEAAATLLGYAEKEVMGHKISESKAIDGLYVDVGTQTHSFSTAPFKGKTTLAEVMVGRPLKLRLQLQAERVNSRHNRASSVFTFLCGHAFPRREFATHFRNVHSDIQTSLSGWFEQRCPLAYLGCTYSQRRFQPSTHKATVSYNQQLRSFNLRPTLEDSVCDDSQQPRNSVDSSAAQRKRRSRAGGGEDSLSSLPYEVLCHMASFLDSLSLSQLALVSRLMRQVWEFSHLFSAVDSWHMADIPAISAHLKVCPYYKTSLHSEAVPLPGMREKQKGSKEKLSLTKHFTGNRWQQ; encoded by the exons ATG AGCCATCGCTCTCGAGCCTCCAGGGTGCGGCAGCATGTCCACTGTGACTCCTGCTACAGTCGGCGCTGCAGGGCTCGGGTGGAggtctctgtgtgctgtgcGCTCATCCCCTGTCGCCTGCACTGTGGGGCTCTCTTCCACCTGTGCAAGGAGGAGGATCACCTGCTGCTCTGCCCTAACATTAGGGTGCCCTGCCTCAATGCAGAGTATGGCTGCCCGGTCCACCTGCCCCGCTCCTCGCAGGCAGCTCACCTCCAGGTGTGTCCGGCCAGCGTGGTGTGTTGCTCCATGGAGTGGCTCCGCTGGCCAAATGATGAGACAAACCCAAACAGCGATACAGCTCTGCAAGAGGAAGTGATTAAGGAAAATGAGGGACAAGAGGAGCCTCTGGATCTGGCCATGGCCCTGGTGGATCAGTCAGACCTTTACAGCCGCCTGAAAATGAAGCCCCTCTACCCTGAACTGATggaggcagaagaagaggaaataaaggatgagaagaaagaggagactGCAATGGGATGCTTTGTCAATGGTGTGgcaaataatgataataatgaag AAGACAGCTTTTGTGGTAATAACGCTGTTGGAGCGACTGTACAGAACTCTGTGGACTTGGGCATCTGCAGAGAGAAATACAACATGTCTGAGATGATGTTCGGCATGGAGAGGGGCGGCTGTGCTGCCGCTCAGACAAACCAAGATAATCCCAAAAAGAACCCAAAACCTGATGAGAAGgtgaaaaaaacatctgcagatTGCAAGGAAGCAGGAAAAGATGGCACGACTGCAAATAAAAACTGCCCTCCTCCAGACATAAGTAAGACAGGGCTAGCCCCGTGGCAGGAGGGGGTGCTGGACCGTCTGAGGGAGGAGCTCAGCCCGCAGGAGTACAACATGTATGTGGTGCATCACGGCCGCATGCTGGTCAGCTTTGGACAAATCCAGGCCTGTACGCCGAGGGAGAAAGATTTTGTTTATGGCagcctggagcctatcccagtgCAGACCCTGCGCTCTTTCAAG ATCCCCGACAGCTATCACTACAGGCGTCGGGTTCATCTGTACGACACGGCTGCCAGGGCTCAGAGTGAGTCTTGCAGCGTGGACACATCGGACCTCGGAGTCAATGAGGAAGACTGGCTCAGTGATGAAGCCGCAGCCACCCTGCTGGGCTACGCCGAGAAGGAGGTCATGGGTCACAAG ATCAGCGAGTCAAAGGCAATCGATGGGCTCTATGTTGACGTGGGAACGCAGACACACTCGTTCAGCACTGCTCCGTTTAAAGGGAAGACCACCCTGGCGGAGGTGATGGTGGGCAGACCACTGAAGCTTCGTCTCCAGCTGCAGGCCGAGAGGGTGAACAGCAGACACAACAGAGCCAGCTCTGTCTTCACCTTCCTCTGTGGTCACGCCTTCCCCCGCAGAGAGTTCGCCACGCATTTCAG GAATGTCCACAGTGACATCCAGACGTCTCTGAGTGGATGGTTTGAGCAGAGATGCCCCCTAGCGTATCTAGGATGCACCTACAGCCAGAGGAGGTTTCAGCCCTCCACACATAAAGCCACTGTCTCCTACAA TCAGCAGCTCAGGAGTTTCAACTTGCGGCCGACGCTTGAGGACTCAGTATGTGACGACTCCCAGCAGCCACGAAATTCAGTGGACTCCTCCGCCgctcagaggaagagaagaagtcgggcaggaggaggggaggactCTCTGAGCTCGCTGCCCTACGAGGTGCTGTGCCACATGGCAAGTTTCTTGGACAGTCTGTCCCTGTCTCAGCTGGCTCTGGTGTCCCGGCTCATGAGGCAG GTATGGGAGTTTAGTCACCTCTTCTCTGCAGTAGACTCCTGGCATATGGCAGACATCCCTGCTATATCTGCTCATCTAAAAGTCTGTCCCTACTACAAGACCTCTCTGCACAGCGAGGCTGTTCCCCTCCCCGgcatgagagaaaaacaaaaaggcagcaAGGAGAAGCTTAGCCTCACCAAacatttcacaggaaacagaTGGCAACAATGA
- the LOC124071284 gene encoding F-box only protein 40-like isoform X1, which translates to MSHRSRASRVRQHVHCDSCYSRRCRARVEVSVCCALIPCRLHCGALFHLCKEEDHLLLCPNIRVPCLNAEYGCPVHLPRSSQAAHLQVCPASVVCCSMEWLRWPNDETNPNSDTALQEEVIKENEGQEEPLDLAMALVDQSDLYSRLKMKPLYPELMEAEEEEIKDEKKEETAMGCFVNGVANNDNNEEDSFCGNNAVGATVQNSVDLGICREKYNMSEMMFGMERGGCAAAQTNQDNPKKNPKPDEKVKKTSADCKEAGKDGTTANKNCPPPDISKTGLAPWQEGVLDRLREELSPQEYNMYVVHHGRMLVSFGQIQACTPREKDFVYGSLEPIPVQTLRSFKIPDSYHYRRRVHLYDTAARAQSESCSVDTSDLGVNEEDWLSDEAAATLLGYAEKEVMGHKISESKAIDGLYVDVGTQTHSFSTAPFKGKTTLAEVMVGRPLKLRLQLQAERVNSRHNRASSVFTFLCGHAFPRREFATHFRNVHSDIQTSLSGWFEQRCPLAYLGCTYSQRRFQPSTHKATVSYNQQLRSFNLRPTLEDSVCDDSQQPRNSVDSSAAQRKRRSRAGGGEDSLSSLPYEVLCHMASFLDSLSLSQLALVSRLMRQVCSSLLQERGMVTLRWERKTYSHGGAKWRAKPVWEFSHLFSAVDSWHMADIPAISAHLKVCPYYKTSLHSEAVPLPGMREKQKGSKEKLSLTKHFTGNRWQQ; encoded by the exons ATG AGCCATCGCTCTCGAGCCTCCAGGGTGCGGCAGCATGTCCACTGTGACTCCTGCTACAGTCGGCGCTGCAGGGCTCGGGTGGAggtctctgtgtgctgtgcGCTCATCCCCTGTCGCCTGCACTGTGGGGCTCTCTTCCACCTGTGCAAGGAGGAGGATCACCTGCTGCTCTGCCCTAACATTAGGGTGCCCTGCCTCAATGCAGAGTATGGCTGCCCGGTCCACCTGCCCCGCTCCTCGCAGGCAGCTCACCTCCAGGTGTGTCCGGCCAGCGTGGTGTGTTGCTCCATGGAGTGGCTCCGCTGGCCAAATGATGAGACAAACCCAAACAGCGATACAGCTCTGCAAGAGGAAGTGATTAAGGAAAATGAGGGACAAGAGGAGCCTCTGGATCTGGCCATGGCCCTGGTGGATCAGTCAGACCTTTACAGCCGCCTGAAAATGAAGCCCCTCTACCCTGAACTGATggaggcagaagaagaggaaataaaggatgagaagaaagaggagactGCAATGGGATGCTTTGTCAATGGTGTGgcaaataatgataataatgaag AAGACAGCTTTTGTGGTAATAACGCTGTTGGAGCGACTGTACAGAACTCTGTGGACTTGGGCATCTGCAGAGAGAAATACAACATGTCTGAGATGATGTTCGGCATGGAGAGGGGCGGCTGTGCTGCCGCTCAGACAAACCAAGATAATCCCAAAAAGAACCCAAAACCTGATGAGAAGgtgaaaaaaacatctgcagatTGCAAGGAAGCAGGAAAAGATGGCACGACTGCAAATAAAAACTGCCCTCCTCCAGACATAAGTAAGACAGGGCTAGCCCCGTGGCAGGAGGGGGTGCTGGACCGTCTGAGGGAGGAGCTCAGCCCGCAGGAGTACAACATGTATGTGGTGCATCACGGCCGCATGCTGGTCAGCTTTGGACAAATCCAGGCCTGTACGCCGAGGGAGAAAGATTTTGTTTATGGCagcctggagcctatcccagtgCAGACCCTGCGCTCTTTCAAG ATCCCCGACAGCTATCACTACAGGCGTCGGGTTCATCTGTACGACACGGCTGCCAGGGCTCAGAGTGAGTCTTGCAGCGTGGACACATCGGACCTCGGAGTCAATGAGGAAGACTGGCTCAGTGATGAAGCCGCAGCCACCCTGCTGGGCTACGCCGAGAAGGAGGTCATGGGTCACAAG ATCAGCGAGTCAAAGGCAATCGATGGGCTCTATGTTGACGTGGGAACGCAGACACACTCGTTCAGCACTGCTCCGTTTAAAGGGAAGACCACCCTGGCGGAGGTGATGGTGGGCAGACCACTGAAGCTTCGTCTCCAGCTGCAGGCCGAGAGGGTGAACAGCAGACACAACAGAGCCAGCTCTGTCTTCACCTTCCTCTGTGGTCACGCCTTCCCCCGCAGAGAGTTCGCCACGCATTTCAG GAATGTCCACAGTGACATCCAGACGTCTCTGAGTGGATGGTTTGAGCAGAGATGCCCCCTAGCGTATCTAGGATGCACCTACAGCCAGAGGAGGTTTCAGCCCTCCACACATAAAGCCACTGTCTCCTACAA TCAGCAGCTCAGGAGTTTCAACTTGCGGCCGACGCTTGAGGACTCAGTATGTGACGACTCCCAGCAGCCACGAAATTCAGTGGACTCCTCCGCCgctcagaggaagagaagaagtcgggcaggaggaggggaggactCTCTGAGCTCGCTGCCCTACGAGGTGCTGTGCCACATGGCAAGTTTCTTGGACAGTCTGTCCCTGTCTCAGCTGGCTCTGGTGTCCCGGCTCATGAGGCAGGTGTGCTCCTCGCTGCtgcaggagagagggatggtCACCCTCCGCTGGGAGAGGAAGACCTACTCACATGGAGGAGCCAAGTGGAGGGCCAAACCT GTATGGGAGTTTAGTCACCTCTTCTCTGCAGTAGACTCCTGGCATATGGCAGACATCCCTGCTATATCTGCTCATCTAAAAGTCTGTCCCTACTACAAGACCTCTCTGCACAGCGAGGCTGTTCCCCTCCCCGgcatgagagaaaaacaaaaaggcagcaAGGAGAAGCTTAGCCTCACCAAacatttcacaggaaacagaTGGCAACAATGA